A DNA window from Comamonas fluminis contains the following coding sequences:
- the tsaE gene encoding tRNA (adenosine(37)-N6)-threonylcarbamoyltransferase complex ATPase subunit type 1 TsaE — protein sequence MTAAQHTPRIVGSEPLPALAQRQIVWQSEQDTEHFAQQLAALPQLRNAYVTLHGDLGAGKTTLVRHWLRALGVQGRIKSPTYAVVEPHEAGDLSIWHFDFYRFDDPREWEDAGFRDIFASTGLKLAEWPEKAAAVTPVADVAIHIEAIDDVQRQVTLKAGTLAGCTVLEALTA from the coding sequence TTGACTGCTGCTCAACATACACCCCGAATTGTAGGAAGCGAGCCCCTACCTGCGCTGGCGCAGCGCCAGATAGTCTGGCAAAGCGAACAAGATACCGAGCACTTTGCCCAGCAACTGGCCGCCCTGCCCCAGCTGCGCAACGCCTATGTCACGCTGCACGGCGACCTGGGCGCAGGCAAGACCACGCTGGTGCGCCACTGGCTGCGCGCCCTGGGTGTGCAGGGCCGCATCAAAAGCCCCACCTATGCGGTGGTGGAGCCGCATGAGGCGGGCGATCTGTCCATCTGGCACTTTGACTTCTACCGCTTTGATGACCCACGCGAATGGGAAGACGCGGGTTTTCGCGACATCTTTGCCAGCACCGGACTCAAACTGGCAGAATGGCCTGAAAAGGCCGCAGCAGTGACACCTGTTGCGGATGTAGCTATTCATATTGAAGCAATTGACGACGTGCAACGGCAGGTGACACTCAAAGCAGGCACCCTCGCTGGCTGCACGGTGCTTGAAGCATTAACGGCATGA
- a CDS encoding DedA family protein produces the protein MEIIQFLIDFILHIDKHLEAFVVAYGPWVYALLFIIVFVETGVVVMPFLPGDSLMFIVGALCGAGYMSYPLAVVVLLAAAILGDQSNYTIGRYLGPKVFQWEDSRWFNRKAFDQANNFYERYGGVTIIMARFMPFIRTFAPFVAGVAHMSRSKFSMFNVIGACLWVLGISAAGYFFGNMEWVKNNLEKIIWGLILVPGLIAVFGAWRAGKAEKARSA, from the coding sequence TTGGAAATCATTCAGTTTCTGATCGACTTCATCCTGCATATCGACAAGCACCTGGAAGCGTTTGTCGTGGCCTACGGGCCCTGGGTGTATGCCTTGCTGTTCATCATCGTGTTCGTGGAAACCGGCGTGGTGGTCATGCCCTTCCTGCCCGGTGACTCACTGATGTTCATTGTCGGCGCGCTGTGCGGCGCCGGGTACATGAGCTATCCGCTGGCGGTGGTGGTGCTGCTGGCCGCGGCCATTCTGGGCGACCAGAGCAACTACACGATTGGCCGCTATCTGGGACCCAAGGTCTTTCAGTGGGAAGACTCGCGCTGGTTCAACCGCAAGGCCTTTGATCAGGCCAATAATTTTTATGAGCGCTACGGCGGCGTGACCATCATCATGGCGCGCTTCATGCCCTTTATCCGTACCTTTGCGCCGTTTGTGGCGGGCGTGGCGCATATGAGCCGCTCCAAGTTCAGCATGTTCAATGTCATCGGGGCTTGCCTGTGGGTGCTGGGCATCAGCGCTGCGGGCTACTTCTTCGGCAATATGGAATGGGTCAAGAACAACCTGGAAAAAATCATCTGGGGCCTGATTCTGGTGCCGGGGCTGATTGCCGTGTTTGGCGCCTGGCGCGCAGGCAAGGCAGAGAAAGCCCGATCGGCTTGA
- a CDS encoding Crp/Fnr family transcriptional regulator, with the protein MTPHSEPISHLPPAVSQQFLAASSRRLLGKGEQLFALGSEPRAMFLVLSGRLQVSILSAQGEQFFASFLPPGHWFGEIPLLDEGARAFYAEAAEPSEVAVLAAPDFWQAVNADPAVMLAVMRLSCSRFRAAVAWIEDASLQPFKVRLASRLLALAQIEGAGCNALRISQEMLAAQLGMARQTVNRQLQTWSHQGLIRLRYGTIELLDPAALQAL; encoded by the coding sequence ATGACGCCGCATTCCGAACCCATCAGCCATCTGCCACCAGCGGTTTCGCAGCAGTTTCTGGCCGCATCGTCGCGCCGTTTGCTGGGCAAAGGCGAGCAGCTGTTTGCCCTGGGCTCCGAGCCCCGCGCCATGTTTTTGGTGCTGAGCGGGCGTTTGCAGGTGTCCATTCTGTCGGCGCAGGGGGAGCAGTTTTTTGCCAGCTTTCTGCCGCCGGGCCACTGGTTTGGTGAGATTCCCTTGCTGGACGAAGGGGCCCGGGCCTTCTATGCCGAAGCCGCAGAGCCATCCGAAGTGGCGGTTCTGGCTGCACCGGATTTCTGGCAGGCGGTGAATGCCGATCCGGCCGTCATGCTGGCCGTGATGCGCCTGTCTTGCAGTCGTTTTCGCGCAGCGGTGGCGTGGATTGAAGATGCCAGCCTACAACCCTTCAAGGTGCGCTTGGCATCGCGGCTGCTGGCGCTGGCGCAGATAGAAGGCGCTGGCTGCAACGCACTGCGCATTTCCCAGGAAATGCTGGCCGCCCAGCTGGGCATGGCCCGCCAGACCGTCAACCGGCAACTGCAAACGTGGTCGCACCAGGGGTTGATTCGTTTGCGTTACGGCACCATAGAGCTGCTGGATCCTGCTGCACTTCAAGCCTTGTAG
- the gdhA gene encoding NADP-specific glutamate dehydrogenase, whose translation MKYESVGQFLEEVAQRNPGQPEFLQAVTEVMESLWPFIEKNPKYAEHALLERLVEPERIIQFRVSWTDDKGQVQVNRGFRIQHSMAIGPFKGGLRFHPSVNQSVLKFLAFEQTFKNALTTLPMGGGKGGSDFDPKGKSPAEVMRFCQAFVSELFRHVGPDTDVPAGDIGVGGREVGYMAGMYKKLSNTASSVFTGKGLSFGGSLIRPEATGYGTVYFAREMLATRGLSFEGKTVSVSGSGNVAQYAVEKAMELGAKVVTVSDSSGTVYDAAGFTTEKLAILMDVKNNKYGRVSDYAKLVSGVEFLAGKCPWSIKVDVALPCATQNELTEADAKTLIANGVLCVAEGANMPSTNEAAKAFETAGVLYAPGKASNAGGVATSGLEMSQNSARLSWPAEEVDARLLQIMQSIHAACVKHGKREDGTISYIDGANIAGFVKVADAMLAQGVI comes from the coding sequence ATGAAGTACGAGTCCGTAGGCCAATTCCTGGAAGAAGTGGCACAACGCAATCCCGGTCAGCCCGAATTCCTGCAAGCCGTCACCGAAGTGATGGAAAGCCTGTGGCCCTTCATCGAGAAGAATCCCAAGTACGCCGAACACGCTCTGCTGGAGCGCCTGGTTGAGCCCGAGCGCATCATCCAGTTCCGCGTGAGCTGGACGGACGACAAGGGCCAGGTGCAAGTGAACCGCGGCTTCCGCATTCAGCACAGCATGGCCATCGGCCCCTTCAAGGGCGGCCTGCGCTTCCACCCCTCGGTCAACCAGTCCGTGCTGAAGTTCCTGGCTTTCGAGCAGACCTTCAAGAACGCACTGACCACACTGCCCATGGGCGGCGGCAAGGGCGGCTCTGACTTCGACCCCAAGGGCAAGAGCCCAGCCGAAGTCATGCGCTTCTGCCAGGCTTTCGTGTCCGAGCTGTTCCGCCACGTGGGCCCTGACACCGACGTGCCAGCTGGCGACATCGGCGTGGGTGGCCGCGAAGTGGGCTACATGGCCGGCATGTACAAGAAGCTGTCGAACACCGCTTCTTCCGTGTTCACCGGCAAGGGTCTGTCGTTTGGCGGCTCGCTGATTCGCCCTGAAGCCACCGGCTACGGCACCGTGTACTTTGCCCGCGAAATGCTGGCCACACGCGGCCTGTCCTTCGAAGGCAAGACTGTCTCCGTGTCCGGTTCGGGCAATGTGGCGCAGTACGCCGTGGAAAAGGCCATGGAGCTGGGCGCCAAGGTTGTGACCGTGTCCGACTCCTCGGGCACCGTGTACGACGCTGCGGGCTTCACCACCGAAAAGCTGGCCATCCTGATGGATGTGAAGAACAACAAGTACGGCCGCGTCAGCGACTACGCCAAGCTGGTTTCCGGCGTGGAATTCCTGGCTGGCAAGTGCCCATGGTCCATCAAGGTGGACGTGGCCCTGCCTTGCGCTACGCAAAACGAGCTGACCGAAGCCGATGCTAAGACACTGATCGCCAACGGCGTGCTGTGCGTGGCTGAAGGCGCGAACATGCCTTCGACCAACGAAGCTGCCAAGGCTTTCGAAACTGCTGGCGTGCTCTACGCTCCCGGCAAGGCATCCAACGCTGGTGGCGTGGCCACTTCCGGTCTGGAAATGTCGCAAAACTCGGCTCGCCTGTCCTGGCCTGCTGAAGAAGTGGACGCACGTCTGCTGCAGATCATGCAAAGCATCCACGCCGCTTGCGTCAAGCACGGCAAGCGCGAAGACGGCACCATCAGCTACATCGACGGCGCCAACATCGCTGGCTTTGTGAAGGTGGCCGACGCCATGCTGGCACAAGGCGTGATCTAA
- a CDS encoding porin has protein sequence MTALNRALLLSGSVALTTLTASPFAQAQQAPNGTLQVYGRLNTSVESAKIEGQSSVMGLQNNESFWGLRGQEDLGGGMQAGFILEHGFELDTGANTDTSYFNRKSEVNLSGRFGMLRMGRMISEAYYATADVVNMHNFDTGSSADALYAWVSNGANHVSWQLPEYKGLTVELGTSLHEKQAEPSKNAWDLAANYELGNLSLGLGHNRWGAAEQTTVRAAYTTGPWTVAGYLQNSHGWDQANYQVDSSQRTRNMGRVAVQYTDGPSEYHLNVGHAGKVGGEDGTQATQWTLAYNYNFSKRTKLYALYTRVNNHEHASYQTGEQGVGFSSIALGMRHYF, from the coding sequence GTGACCGCTTTGAACCGCGCCCTGCTGCTATCTGGCAGCGTTGCTCTGACCACCCTGACAGCTTCCCCCTTCGCCCAAGCCCAGCAAGCGCCCAACGGCACGCTGCAGGTGTATGGGCGTCTGAACACCTCGGTGGAAAGCGCGAAGATTGAGGGGCAATCCTCCGTCATGGGCCTGCAGAACAACGAATCCTTCTGGGGCCTGCGCGGCCAGGAAGATCTGGGGGGCGGCATGCAGGCGGGTTTTATTCTGGAGCATGGTTTTGAACTGGATACCGGCGCCAACACCGACACCAGCTACTTCAACCGCAAGAGCGAGGTGAACCTGTCGGGCCGCTTTGGCATGCTGCGCATGGGCCGCATGATCAGCGAGGCCTACTACGCCACGGCAGACGTGGTGAATATGCACAACTTCGACACCGGCAGCTCGGCCGATGCGCTGTACGCCTGGGTGTCCAACGGGGCCAACCATGTATCCTGGCAGTTGCCTGAATACAAGGGCCTGACGGTGGAGCTGGGCACCAGCTTGCATGAAAAGCAGGCCGAACCCAGCAAGAACGCCTGGGACCTGGCCGCCAACTATGAACTGGGCAACCTGTCGCTGGGCCTGGGCCATAACCGCTGGGGCGCTGCCGAGCAGACCACCGTGCGCGCCGCCTACACCACCGGCCCCTGGACGGTGGCTGGCTATCTGCAAAACAGCCATGGCTGGGACCAGGCCAACTATCAGGTTGATAGCAGCCAGCGCACCCGCAATATGGGCCGCGTGGCAGTTCAATACACAGATGGCCCCAGCGAATACCACCTGAACGTGGGCCATGCAGGCAAGGTGGGCGGCGAAGACGGAACCCAGGCCACGCAGTGGACACTGGCGTACAACTACAACTTCAGCAAGCGCACCAAGCTGTATGCGCTCTACACCCGCGTCAACAACCACGAGCACGCCAGCTACCAGACGGGCGAGCAAGGCGTGGGCTTCAGCTCAATTGCGCTGGGCATGCGCCATTACTTCTGA
- a CDS encoding glycine zipper 2TM domain-containing protein: protein MKLRTIALTAAAALTLAMAGCSTNPSNAQIGTGVGAVAGGVVGNAVLGGTLGTVGGAAAGALIGNEVGKRQ from the coding sequence ATGAAACTGCGTACTATTGCCCTGACCGCCGCTGCCGCCCTGACCCTTGCCATGGCTGGCTGCTCCACCAACCCTTCCAACGCACAGATTGGCACCGGCGTAGGCGCCGTGGCTGGCGGTGTCGTTGGCAACGCCGTGCTGGGCGGCACTCTGGGCACCGTAGGCGGCGCAGCCGCTGGCGCCCTGATTGGCAACGAAGTGGGCAAGCGCCAGTAA
- a CDS encoding alkaline phosphatase D family protein yields the protein MERRRFLGHGLSTSALITGAGLLPAVLRAQTAPAAVTRDSARALLPSGVQSGDVLANSAIVWARASRDARMWLEWSTTASFAQSTQLRGPDLLSSSDGTGRIDLQGLPAGQDIFYRVMLEEFASANVRSPAVQGHFRTPLAATGAATRPFRLVWSGDTAGQGFGINEAFGGMRIYEQMRKVNPDVFLHSGDTIYADGPIPAEIKLRDGTMWKNIVTPEVSKVAETLNEFRGRHRYNLMDANVRALGSEVAQIWQWDDHEVTNNYSDSKDLTSNAAYTEKNIQLLAARGQRAFMEYAPMRNFGAAEHQRVYRVLPQGPLADIFVLDMRSYRGPNTHNLQTTESAETAFLGRPQLQWLIEGLKQSKATWKLIAADMPIGLFVPDGKDAEGRPVWEAVANGEHGSPKGRELEMARLLKGIKDAGIKNVVWLTADVHYTAAHHYSPDRAQFQDFDPFWEFVSGPLNAGGFGPNDADKTFGLDVVYSKAAPHQNSAPSEGYQFFGQLDIDHRSKALTVVLKDLDGKSLYTKTLEPQRA from the coding sequence ATGGAACGCCGCCGCTTTTTAGGTCACGGACTGAGCACCAGCGCCCTCATCACCGGCGCAGGCCTGCTGCCCGCCGTGCTGCGCGCCCAGACAGCCCCTGCCGCCGTGACCCGCGACAGCGCCCGCGCCCTGCTGCCCTCCGGCGTGCAAAGCGGTGATGTGCTGGCCAACAGCGCCATCGTCTGGGCCCGCGCCAGCCGCGATGCCCGCATGTGGCTGGAATGGAGCACCACCGCCAGCTTTGCGCAAAGTACCCAACTGCGCGGCCCTGATCTGCTCAGCAGCAGCGACGGCACAGGCCGCATTGACCTGCAAGGCCTGCCAGCCGGTCAGGACATCTTCTACCGCGTGATGCTGGAAGAATTTGCCAGCGCCAATGTGCGCTCGCCCGCAGTTCAGGGGCATTTCCGCACCCCGTTGGCGGCCACGGGCGCAGCCACCCGCCCATTCCGTCTGGTCTGGAGCGGGGACACCGCAGGCCAGGGCTTTGGTATCAACGAAGCCTTTGGTGGCATGCGCATCTATGAACAGATGCGCAAGGTCAACCCCGATGTGTTTTTGCACAGCGGCGACACCATCTATGCCGATGGTCCCATCCCCGCTGAAATCAAGCTGCGCGATGGCACGATGTGGAAGAACATCGTCACACCCGAAGTCTCGAAAGTGGCCGAAACGCTCAACGAGTTCCGTGGCCGCCACCGCTACAACCTGATGGATGCCAATGTGCGGGCGCTGGGCAGCGAGGTCGCCCAGATCTGGCAGTGGGATGACCACGAAGTCACCAACAACTATTCTGATAGCAAGGACCTCACGTCCAACGCGGCCTACACCGAGAAAAACATCCAGCTGCTGGCAGCGCGTGGGCAACGCGCCTTCATGGAATACGCGCCCATGCGCAACTTTGGCGCGGCAGAGCACCAGCGCGTCTACCGCGTGCTGCCGCAAGGGCCGCTGGCCGATATCTTTGTGCTGGACATGCGCAGCTATCGCGGCCCGAATACGCACAATCTGCAAACCACAGAAAGTGCAGAAACCGCTTTCCTCGGTCGCCCGCAACTGCAATGGCTGATTGAAGGCCTCAAACAGAGCAAAGCCACCTGGAAGCTGATTGCCGCCGACATGCCTATCGGCCTGTTTGTTCCCGATGGCAAGGACGCCGAAGGCCGCCCCGTCTGGGAAGCCGTAGCCAATGGTGAACACGGCAGCCCCAAGGGCCGCGAGCTGGAAATGGCGCGCCTGCTCAAGGGCATCAAAGACGCGGGCATCAAGAACGTAGTCTGGCTCACCGCCGATGTGCACTACACCGCCGCCCACCACTACAGCCCGGACCGCGCCCAGTTTCAGGACTTTGACCCGTTCTGGGAATTTGTCTCCGGCCCGCTCAACGCAGGCGGCTTTGGCCCCAACGATGCCGACAAGACCTTTGGTCTGGACGTGGTCTACAGCAAGGCCGCACCGCATCAGAACTCGGCCCCCAGCGAGGGCTACCAGTTCTTTGGCCAGCTCGATATTGACCACCGCAGCAAGGCCTTGACCGTGGTACTCAAGGATCTGGATGGCAAATCGCTCTACACCAAGACGCTTGAGCCGCAGCGCGCCTGA
- the mutL gene encoding DNA mismatch repair endonuclease MutL: MIGVNASSPELSPALTETTAQAAPARRPIRDLPDELISQIAAGEVVERPASVVRELVDNALDSGARQINVRLLAGGVRLIAVEDDGCGIPQAELPVALRRHATSKITDLHDLETVATMGFRGEALAAIASVSETSIFSRPAGQESAFLLDARSGELRPAARNQGTTVEVKELFFSTPARRKFLKTDATELAHCIESVRRHALARPDVGFSIWHEGKLVEQWRAASGDSEEAISSRLADVLGDNFVKNSLSVDHWSGAIHVTGRAGIPDAARSRPDHQFCYVNGRFVRDKVLTHAARAAYEDVLHGNKQPIYALYIEIDPARVDVNVHPTKIEVRFRDSREVHQAVRHAIDNALAAPRAAAVVEAAAQEAAQDAARQPSLIDSGAAAAKPAAAPAWPQTRMSFGEERAGTQVSDLAKLWAPMREPLQEPTPQAAAAATTPSHAPFNAAAQASSPAPAATIPAPAAQVASTPVTASADADTSGIRLRPSGQSSYFQSKPPVAQAKEAPAAINFEATAPSAASVSAPIPAPVPAPAAAPATDNAPVWPLGRAVAQIHGVYILAENSQGMVIVDMHAAHERIVYEQLKNAVNTDNGSEQIPSQPLLIPATFAATPEEVATAEEHADTLQTLGMEISPFSPKTLAVRAVPATLAQGDAVELARSVLAELAQHDASTVVQRARNEILATMACHGAVRANRKLTIDEMNALLRQMEVTERSDQCNHGRPTWRQLTMKELDALFLRGR; the protein is encoded by the coding sequence ATGATCGGCGTGAACGCATCCAGCCCCGAACTCTCCCCCGCCCTCACAGAAACTACCGCGCAAGCTGCCCCTGCGCGACGGCCGATTCGTGACCTTCCCGATGAGCTGATCAGCCAGATCGCCGCTGGCGAGGTCGTGGAGCGCCCGGCCTCCGTGGTGCGCGAGCTGGTGGACAACGCGCTGGACTCTGGCGCACGCCAGATCAATGTGCGCCTGCTGGCCGGTGGTGTGCGCCTGATTGCAGTGGAAGACGATGGCTGTGGCATTCCGCAAGCCGAGCTGCCCGTGGCCCTGCGCCGCCATGCCACCAGCAAGATCACCGATCTGCATGACCTGGAAACCGTGGCCACCATGGGTTTTCGCGGTGAGGCGCTGGCGGCGATTGCCTCGGTTTCCGAGACCTCGATTTTTTCGCGCCCCGCAGGGCAGGAATCGGCATTTTTGCTGGACGCCCGCAGCGGTGAGCTGCGCCCCGCAGCCCGCAATCAGGGCACCACGGTGGAAGTCAAAGAGCTGTTCTTTTCCACCCCTGCACGGCGCAAATTCCTCAAGACCGATGCGACCGAGCTGGCGCACTGCATTGAATCCGTGCGCCGTCATGCGCTGGCACGGCCCGACGTGGGCTTTTCCATCTGGCACGAAGGCAAGCTGGTCGAGCAGTGGCGCGCTGCCAGTGGCGATTCGGAAGAAGCCATTTCCAGCCGTCTGGCCGATGTGCTGGGCGACAACTTCGTCAAGAACTCGCTGAGCGTGGACCACTGGTCTGGCGCCATCCACGTCACCGGCCGCGCAGGTATTCCTGACGCTGCCCGCTCGCGCCCCGACCACCAGTTCTGCTATGTCAATGGCCGCTTTGTGCGTGACAAGGTGCTGACCCACGCGGCCCGCGCTGCCTATGAAGATGTGCTGCACGGCAACAAGCAGCCCATCTACGCGCTCTATATCGAGATCGACCCCGCGCGCGTGGACGTGAACGTGCACCCTACCAAGATCGAAGTGCGCTTTCGCGACAGCCGCGAAGTGCACCAGGCCGTGCGCCACGCGATCGACAACGCACTGGCCGCACCACGCGCTGCCGCCGTGGTGGAAGCCGCAGCCCAGGAAGCCGCGCAGGATGCGGCACGCCAGCCCAGCCTGATTGACAGCGGTGCAGCCGCCGCCAAGCCTGCTGCCGCGCCCGCATGGCCCCAGACCCGCATGAGCTTTGGCGAAGAGCGGGCGGGAACCCAGGTCAGCGATCTGGCAAAGCTCTGGGCCCCGATGCGTGAACCTCTGCAAGAACCAACGCCGCAAGCAGCAGCAGCGGCAACAACGCCCTCGCACGCGCCGTTCAATGCGGCTGCGCAAGCCAGCTCACCCGCCCCTGCGGCAACCATTCCAGCACCTGCGGCCCAGGTGGCCAGCACACCGGTCACAGCATCGGCAGACGCTGACACATCAGGCATCAGGCTGCGCCCCTCTGGGCAATCAAGCTACTTTCAGTCAAAACCACCGGTAGCCCAGGCAAAGGAAGCGCCAGCAGCTATCAATTTTGAAGCCACCGCACCCTCTGCTGCGTCCGTATCAGCTCCCATTCCTGCCCCCGTTCCTGCACCGGCCGCAGCACCAGCCACTGACAACGCCCCCGTCTGGCCACTGGGCCGGGCCGTGGCACAAATTCATGGCGTGTACATCCTGGCGGAAAACTCTCAGGGCATGGTCATCGTGGACATGCACGCCGCGCATGAACGCATCGTCTATGAGCAGCTGAAAAACGCGGTGAACACGGACAACGGCAGCGAGCAGATTCCCAGCCAGCCGCTGCTGATTCCTGCCACCTTCGCCGCCACGCCCGAGGAAGTGGCCACCGCCGAAGAGCATGCCGACACCTTGCAGACGCTGGGCATGGAGATCTCCCCCTTCTCGCCCAAGACACTGGCCGTGCGCGCCGTGCCTGCCACGCTGGCTCAGGGCGATGCGGTGGAACTGGCCCGCAGCGTACTGGCCGAACTGGCCCAGCACGACGCCAGCACCGTGGTGCAGCGCGCCCGCAATGAAATTCTGGCCACCATGGCCTGCCACGGCGCGGTGCGTGCCAACCGCAAGCTCACCATCGACGAGATGAATGCGCTGCTGCGCCAGATGGAAGTGACCGAGCGTTCCGACCAGTGCAACCACGGCCGCCCCACCTGGCGCCAGCTGACCATGAAGGAGCTGGACGCGCTGTTCCTGCGCGGCCGCTGA
- a CDS encoding N-acetylmuramoyl-L-alanine amidase, whose amino-acid sequence MSKTTSTTVSSGLSRRNLLQAGGVVLLLGRQHIAQGATIVAVRIWPAPDYSRITLESDIPLTAKPIFVPSPPRLAVDVEGLDLNPALKELVAKVRSDDPNISSIRVGQFAPGVVRLVIDLKQEARPQVFTLPPVPPYKNRLVLDLYPAKAVDPMEALISERLRDAGSHTATAPTPAASGSTITTPPPAVAASPVDPLGDLIAERNQRTPAPAALPAPVPPPVTIAQAPVPAPPPVAVARPTPPPPPPAPAPAPRAAPNIATSRSTDRIIIVALDPGHGGEDPGATGPSGLREKDVVLRIGHLLRERINDSRIGGSPMRAFMTRDADFFVPLATRVDKARRVQADLFISIHADAFTTPAARGASVFALSERGASSTAARWLANKENQADLVGGLNVGGLQDQHVQRMLLDMSTTAQIKDSLKLGTSLLGEIGSMAKLHKARVEQAGFAVLKAPDIPSVLVETAFISNPEEEAKLRSSTYQEQLADALMTGIRKYFAHNPPLARSRTV is encoded by the coding sequence ATGAGCAAAACAACTTCCACCACGGTTTCTTCGGGGCTGTCGCGTCGCAATCTGCTGCAGGCGGGCGGCGTGGTTCTGCTGCTGGGTCGCCAGCACATCGCGCAAGGCGCCACCATCGTGGCCGTGCGTATCTGGCCCGCGCCCGACTATTCGCGCATTACGCTGGAATCCGATATTCCGCTGACCGCCAAACCTATTTTTGTGCCATCGCCCCCGCGCCTGGCCGTGGATGTGGAAGGTCTGGACCTGAACCCGGCGCTCAAGGAACTGGTGGCCAAGGTTCGTTCGGACGACCCCAATATCTCCAGCATCCGCGTGGGCCAGTTCGCGCCCGGCGTGGTGCGTCTGGTCATCGACCTCAAGCAGGAAGCCCGCCCCCAGGTCTTTACGCTGCCGCCCGTGCCGCCCTACAAAAACCGTCTGGTGCTGGACCTGTACCCCGCCAAGGCCGTGGACCCGATGGAGGCGCTCATCAGCGAACGCCTGCGCGATGCGGGCTCTCATACAGCGACAGCCCCCACACCAGCTGCCAGCGGCAGCACCATCACCACGCCCCCGCCTGCAGTGGCCGCATCCCCTGTGGACCCGCTGGGCGACCTGATTGCCGAGCGCAACCAGCGCACGCCCGCACCAGCGGCTCTGCCCGCGCCCGTGCCGCCACCGGTAACGATTGCGCAAGCCCCCGTGCCTGCGCCCCCTCCTGTGGCAGTCGCCCGGCCCACGCCGCCCCCTCCACCACCCGCCCCGGCGCCTGCGCCACGGGCAGCCCCCAATATCGCCACCTCACGCAGCACCGACCGCATCATCATCGTGGCGCTGGACCCTGGCCACGGCGGTGAAGACCCCGGCGCCACCGGCCCCAGCGGTCTGCGCGAAAAAGACGTGGTGCTCAGAATCGGCCACCTGCTGCGCGAGCGCATCAATGACTCACGCATAGGCGGCAGCCCCATGCGCGCCTTCATGACGCGTGATGCCGACTTCTTCGTGCCCCTGGCCACCCGCGTGGACAAAGCCCGCCGCGTGCAGGCCGACCTGTTCATCAGCATTCACGCCGACGCCTTCACCACCCCTGCCGCACGCGGCGCCAGCGTGTTTGCACTCAGCGAACGCGGCGCATCCAGCACGGCAGCGCGCTGGCTGGCCAACAAGGAAAACCAGGCCGATCTGGTCGGCGGCCTCAACGTAGGCGGCCTGCAGGATCAGCATGTGCAGCGCATGCTGCTGGACATGAGCACCACCGCGCAGATCAAGGACAGCCTCAAGCTCGGCACCTCGCTGCTGGGTGAAATTGGCTCCATGGCCAAGCTGCACAAGGCCCGCGTGGAGCAGGCTGGCTTTGCCGTGCTCAAGGCGCCCGACATTCCCAGCGTGCTGGTGGAAACCGCTTTCATCAGCAACCCCGAGGAAGAAGCCAAGCTCCGCAGCAGCACCTATCAGGAACAACTGGCCGATGCGCTGATGACCGGCATTCGCAAATACTTTGCTCACAATCCGCCGCTGGCACGCAGCCGCACGGTCTGA